The sequence TTCGTCGTTGCAGTGGGAGTAAAATACGCTGGACAGCTTCTTCGAAGGGAATGACGGCCACTGCGCCGTTGAGTTTCCGCTCGAACCCCGCCTTGTCGATCGGGTCAAGCATTCCAAGCAAATCATCTAATAGATGCTCATGCGGCTTCTGTTCCTCTGAGACAAATGGGGTTGCGAGACGCATACGTGCGAGTAGCGAATCGCGTCCCTCTGTTGCAAGACCACCGATTGTTGCGCCTTGCTCCATCTGCGCTTTCACAAAGCGCAGGAGTGCCACATCCTCATCACTGTATTCGCGATAGCGATTTGAACTTCGCGAAGGTGTGACAAGACCATACCGCCTCTCCCACACACGAATCACGTCTTTCGAGAGTCCTGTTAATTTCGCAACTCTATGAATTCTATGTTTATTCATAAACAACAATACATTAAAATTATATTATAATGTCCAATGTTTGTCAAATACTATTATAAACATCTATTGACACCTTAGACATATTCAGTTATACATTAGACGTATAAGATACAAACATTGAACATAAGCCAGGAGGGTCATCATGCTAGGGAGGTTCAGGCAATACTTGGGCGCGTCGGGCGGCGCCCTGCTTCTTGGCGCCGTTCTCATGGTCGGAGCAATCGCCGTGGTCTTCGGCGGGGAGCACGCCCTCTCCAGAACCGAGTTCTGCGTGAGCTGTCATTCCCAAACCTACCCGTGGGAGGAGCTGAAAAAATCCTCGCACTATGGCGCACTCGGGGCCGATCCAGGCTGCAAGGACTGCCACGTACCTCAGGGCTTGGGGAACTTCCATCTGGCCCTATGGACACACATCTATGACGGGTCGCGCGCCGTACTTGCGGAGATGAAGTATGACTACTCGACAATCGAGAAATTTAACGAGCGCCGGCCTATCATGGCCCATTACGCGCGCATGTCCCTCAAAAACTGGGACAGCGTCACTTGCCGGGATTGCCATAAGAACACCAAGCCACCCGGCGCATCGGCGAAGGCCGCGCACAAGAAAATGGAAACCGAGGGTGCCACCTGCATCGATTGCCATCAGAATCTGGTCCATAAGAAAGTCCCGGAGAGCGATCTCAATGCAAGTTTAGCGAAGGGGATCATGGTATTGAAGGAAGTAAAAAAGGGAACGGAAGACACTGAGGATTCGGATGATAAGGACTGATGTAGCCCCCAGGCCCGGGACTAATCTGATATCTCGGTAAATTTCTGATTCACAGTTGGACACCATCAGACTAAGATCCATATGACCGTTTCATCTTGATGACCAGAATTTATGTCATCCACCCACGGTGGTGGAAGGTGTTATCGCAGAAGAGTATTCATATTCAGTGCTTCGAGGCATCCAAGTGGAAAGAGCAGGAGGTAGCGAATGCGGAGAATGAAGATCGGGCAATTCGTCCTGGTGATGACATTCAGCCTAACTCTGTCGGGAGAGATAGCCTCAGCAGCCGAACTCATGCCATTAGATCCAGTGCCAGCCGCTTATGCCGACAAACACATGCCGCCCGGCTGGTGGACGGATCGAAAGGTCATTAAGGAGGGAAGAGACATTTATTTCGGTGAAGCCATCACACTTGTCGCCTGTCACTCTTGCCATGGTCAGGATGGACGTCCGGTAAGCAGTGGCGGGGGACTCCGTGACCAAAACAATACCAGCCGTTTCTCAGACAGCTACTGGTATTGGCGAGTGGCGGAAGGGATTCCAAAAACGCCAATGATGCCCTGGAAATCGCTCCTCTCAGAAGATCAGATTTGGAAAGTGATCGCGTTCATACATACCTTCTCGCATAAGGATAAACCCTCGAAGCACACGGATTATAAGGCAGAGGCACGACCGAAGAAGGTCATCGTCAAAGATGCCGCACCCATGATGCTGGTGCCGGCGGGGGAATTTATCATGGGATCCAACGAAGGGGATGGCCATGAGAAGCCCGAGCACAGAGTCCTTCTCGATGCCTATTACATGGACATGCACGAGGTGACGGTCGGGCAATATGGGGAGTTCCTAGAAGCCAACAGTTTTGACCCTCCGCCGTCGTGGACAACCATGGCCGAACCTCCCCATGAGAATCGCCCTGTCGTCAATGTCGATTGGAAGGATGCGAACAATTATTGCAAGTGGGCCGGCAAGCGGCTGCCGACGGAAGCCGAGTGGGAGAAGGCGGCCCGCGGAACGGATGGCCGGATCTATCCCTGGGGCAACGATCCTCCGGATCCCCTCAAGGCCAACTATGGGAAGGAGAAGTGGGACAACCACAATGCACTAGTGCCGGTGGGGCAATTGAAAGACGGCCAGAGCTCCTATGGGATCTATGATCTAGCGGGAAATGTCTCAGAATGGGTGAGCGACTGGTATGACCCAGATTATTATGCGACCAGCCCATCGAAAAACCCGCAGGGACCTGAAAATGGTAAATACAAAGTCTTGCGGGGAGGCTCATGGGACTTTGCTGCTGAGAATCTGCGATCGTCGCGCCGGGACTTCAACATACCATCGGCCACCGACTACGACTCACCGGCGTATCGGAACTTCAACAGTGGGTTTAGGTGTGCAAAGAATCCATAGGCTTTAAGTCTTGGCTCTGTCATTGCAGTCGGAGGTGTACTGATTGCGATCAGGACCTGGTCAAAAAAAAGTCCGGGATATGGCTCTTAACGTTTGTAAAGAGCCGGGCACCATGGTCTTGAAGGAAGAGAAGGAAGTGGTGTGACTGACATAGCGCGCTTAACCGGTCGTTAGTGCTCTTTAAACAATCAGCAGTGAACATATTATTTATCAATGGCCGTCGATGTTTTCACTCAAACCGAGGAGGTTCCCATGTATTCAATTCCAAAAGTAGTCGGCGTCATGTCTTGCGCTTTCTTGCTGTGCTTTGGTCTGGCTGGCACTACCGCTCTAGCTGCAGACGATATGCAACTTGGCCCATCTGGTGAGCGGATAGGCGGCCAATCTGGTCAGAGGGCCGATAAAGATAAATTACAGGGTGGAGCAGGCGAACACTCCGATAAGAGGATGGGCGGTCAAGCGGGTACGAGAGCCTCTAAAGACAAGTTGAAGGGCGTCATTGCTGACGACGCTGATCACAGAATGGGCGGTCAAGCCGGGCACAAGGGCGCTGAAGATATGCTGGAGCGCCCCGCGAAAACGAAAAAGTGACGTTGGTTGTGTTCCGAGGCAGGACTTAACTATGTCGGCGAGTCACCGATTGAGGATGGCATCCTGCCATCCTCGGCCTTAGGACGGCTGATCCAGTGGCACAGTCTGTTGTCTGCGGCTAACAAGGTGGTTTCAACGTGGTTTCAATGAGCGGCTTCTAACGTCTTTGAGTAAAGTGGGGGGTGCATATGACACGACAACACACACGACTAGCTCTAGCACTGACCGGAGTTCTGGCCACGATCCTCACCACTGGTATGCCGCTCCAGTCGGCATTCGGCGAAGGTGGGGCACGACGTGATGTGGTGCGACAAGAGCAGCAGAACATCAAAGATGCCATCATGCACGCGACGGAGGCAGTGGAACACGGCAAACAGGGTCATGCCGAGAAGCTTGTGACCCATGCCGAAGCGTCGCTGCAGCACGCAGTTAGAGGAGGGGAGGACCCGCATTTGGGAGAAGCGATGACCCATCTGAAAGAAGCGATTGAGCATGGTAAAGCTGGTCATACTGACGTGGCCGCGAAACATGCCGAAACCGCCGTCACACATCTATCTCAAATATCTCAAATCAGGTAAAGAATGAATGCCTATCGCGAAGGATGGTTAGAAGAGCGAGGGGGGGACATGACCCTGACCTGCAAAGATACGAACTGCCACACAAGACTTAGATAGGGGGCGTTATGCTCACGGTAAAAATAACAAGTTTCGTCCTATTTGCTTTAGCCCTCTCACAATTCGGTTACGCTGAAGAGTATCGCGGACCGAAGCCTAGTGCCGATAGGCAAACGATGTCGAACCAATTCTGGTGGCCCGAAAGACTTGATCTCATGCCCCTTCGCCAGCATGCAGCTGAGTCCAACCCACTGGGGAAACAGTTTACATACGCTCAAGAGTTTAACAAGCTCGACCTGAAGGCTGTGAAGAAAGACCTCAAGGAATTGATGACAGCCTCACAGGACTGGTGGCCGGCAGACTACGGTCACTACGGACCATTTTTTATCCGGATGGCCTGGCACAGTGCCGGCACCTACCGCATCGCTGACGGTCGTGGCGGAGCTGGCGGCGGTCAACAGCGCTTCGAGCCTCTGAACAGTTGGCCTGATAACGCAAACCTTGATAAGGCTCGGCGGTTGCTGTGGCCTGTCAAAAAGAAATATGGCAATAAACTTTCCTGGGCCGACTTGATGGTCCTGACCGGAAATGTAGCCATGGAATCGATGGGCTTCAAGACCTTCGGTTTTGGCGGCGGACGTGTGGACACCTGGGAAGCCGATCTAGTCTATTGGGGGCCTGAGAAGAAATGGCTCGCGGATGAGCGATACAAGGGCGACAGACAATTGGACAACCCACTTGCTGCTGTTCAGATGGGCCTCATCTATGTGAACCCACAGGGACCTAACGGTAATCCTGATCCCATAGCAGCAGCGAAGGATATCCGAGAAACGTTTGGCCGTATGGGGATGAACGATGAAGAGACTGTCGCTCTGATCGCGGGCGGCCACACCTTCGGCAAAGCCCATGGCAATGGAAATCCATCCAAATGTGTCGGGGCTGAGCCTGCGGCTGCAGCGATAGAGGAGCAGGGATTCGGCTGGACAAACACCTGTGGGTCCGGCAAGGGTGCAGATACTATCACGAGTGGGTTGGAAGGCGCTTGGTCCGTCAACCCCGCTGCATGGACCAACCAATACTTCACGAATCTTTTCACCTTCGAATGGGTAATGACCAAGAGCCCGGCCGGCGCCACACAATGGATTCCCAAAGATGGCCAAGCAGCGAACCTGGTGCCCGATGCTCATGATCCCAACGTCAGACATGCTCCCATCATGTTAACGACCGACCTCTCACTGAAGTTCGATCCCAGCTATCAACAAATTGGGAAACGCTTCCTCGAAAACCCGAAGGAGTTTGAACTCGCGTTCGCGAAGGCATGGTTCAAGCTCATTCATCGTGATATGGGGCCTCGCGCACGTTATCTTGGCAAGGAAGTTCCCCAGGAGGACCTCATCTGGCAAGATCCCATTCCTAAGGTCAATCACAAGCTGATCGGCGGCAGAGACATGGCAAGTCTTAAGAAGACAATCATTGCGTCTGGATTGACGGTCCCGGAACTCGTTCGCACAGCCTGGGCATCCGCTGCGTCTTTCCGCGGGACCGATAAGCGTGGCGGAGCCAATGGAGCGCGTGTTCGCCTCGCGCCCCAAAAGGACTGGCCGGTCAACAATCCGGAGGAACTGGCGAAGGTCCTCGCACGCTTAGAGGGCATTCAAAAGGACTTCAATAAGGCGCACACCGATGGGAAAGCCGTGTCACTAGCGGATCTGGTTGTCCTGGGTGGAGCGGCAGCGATTGAGCAGGCAGCGAAGGTAACCGGGCACAGCGTGCAGGTCCCCTTTACGCCAGGACGCATGGACGCATCACAACTGCAAACGGATGTCATTTCGTTCGCTGTGCTTGAGCCAAAAGCCGATGGGTTCCGCAACTACTACGGCGATGGCAACTCTATGTCACCCGCAGACATGCTCGTTGATCGGGCCAATATGTTGACGTTAACAGTCCCTGAAATGACTGTGCTCGTAGGAGGTATGCGAGCGTTACACGCCAATGCAGGGCAATCCAAACATGGCGTGTTCACTCACAAACCTGGGGCATTGAGCAACGACTTCTTCGTCAACTTGCTCGATATGTCTACAAAGTGGCAAAAGTCATCGCAGTCTGAAGGGGTTTACGATGGTGTGGATCGTAAGACCAATGCGATCAAATGGACCGCAACACCGGTCGACCTCATTTTTGGATCGCACTCTGAACTTCGTGCGATCGCAGAAGTCTACGCTGCCGAAGATGGACAACAGAAGTTTATTCGTGACTTTGTGACTGCCTGGAACAAGGTGATGATGCTCGACCGCTTCGACGTCATGTAATCTTCCCAGTTGCTCGACGTGAGTCGGACTGGTCTGTATCGGACGCCTTGGCCGCCAGAGGCCGCCGTTCTACCGATCCTCCATGAATCGAACGGCTCGGCCCGTAGACTCAGACCCATCCCACAGTGGGCGATCGCCCACTGTGGGTGCAATGGCAGGTTCAGACCCACCTGCGGGTGAATCGCAAAGCGATGTATCGTTGTGAAGCGGCAGGGCAGGTCCCTACATCAGTGCGTCTATACCCGGCGGCCTCTCGTGGCTGCCGCTTGTAACAGACATTCGACGCGGCGTGGAAGCCGGGGCAAGCTGGGAGCATCCAATAGTTCATTCGGATACTCATAGAGGATTGTGTCTGGTAGCACGTATTTCTATCATTCGAGGAGACGCGGCAGATGATCGGGAATGGCCGGCAGTGCGATGTGCCCGTCACTTTATCTTCCAGTCACAGACTACTGCTGGCCCCCGCAACAACTTGGGATAAAAGCCTCTTAGTATAAAATGGCAACAATCGAAACAGGGTTGGGAACAGTGATTATTACCGGCAGCAGTGGGCTGATCGGCAGCGCATTCCTTGCTCACGTCGGAGAACGCTATACGGAGCTGTGCTTGGACTCCAAAGGGCCGCTTGGTGTGCCTCCCAAGACGGCACACATTATCCCTTGCAACCTCGCCTCGGATGAGAACCTCCACCAAGCGCTGGACGAGGTTCGTCGGCTCGGCCACAGGCGGATCGCCTCAATTCTTCATCTCGCCGCGTACTATAGTTTCGCAGGTGAGTCCAGTCCCCTGTACGAGCAGGTAAACGTGCGTGGCACCGAACGGTTGCTGCATGGGCTGCGCGATTTTGAGGTCGAGCAGTTTCTCTTTGCCAGCACTATGCTCGTGCACCAACCTTGCCGACCGGGATCGCGTATCGACGAAGATTGGCCGCTCGACCCGAAATGGGCTTATCCTAAGTCGAAGGTCGCGGCGGAGCAACTGATCTTGCGTGAAAGGGGCGACGTGCCGGTGCTGCTCATGCGCATCGGCGCCGTGTACGACAATCACTGCCATTCAATTCCCCTCGCACAGCAAATCAGGCGTATTTACGAAAAGCGATTCGTCAACCGTATATTGTCCGGCGACGTCACGCATGGAGTCGCTTTCTTACATATGGAGGATATGGTCGCGGCGTTGGTACTCGCAGTCGAACGACGCAAGGAGCTTCCGCAGGTCACGGCGTTACTCATCGGCGAATCGGAAACGCTCAGTTACGACGAGCTTCAACGTACCATCAGCCGTCAGCTTTACGGCCAGGAATGGAAGACGTATCAAATCCCCAAGACATTGGCCAAGCTTGGCTGCTGGCTCCAGAACTTGTTGCCCGGTGCAGATCCGTTCCTCAAGCCGTGGATGATCGATATCTCTGACGACCATTATGCGTTCGACATCTCCCGCGCACGCACACTTCTTGGATGGGAGCCCCGCCACTCTCTACGCACATCACTGCCAAACATCATCAACGAGCTGAAGCTCGATCCAGAAGGCTGGTATAAGCACAACCATCTGAGAGCGAATACCCTTCCGTCTCAGTAGTGTCCGATTAAACGCGAACAGATTTGGGAGGGTACAGTTAGAAAAAGGTTTCGTGGCGGATATGCTCAACCTGCATGCCTTTATTGATGAGCAATCGTTTGACCTCCTCAATCATGGGGCGCCCTCCACAGAGGTATGCGTCCGTGTTTGAGACTTGGTCCGCAGACACCTGTTCATGAATCAAGTCCGTGACGCGACCTCGCAATCCGCGCCAGCCCATCGGGTCTGGCTGTGAGAGAATGATGGTCGGTTCGAACCGGAGGTGGTTCTCTCTCAGATCACTGAGCCATTTGGTATAAAAGAGGTCGGAGACATTCCGCAATCCGAAGAACAATCGGATCCGGCGACTGCCGGTCTGTCCAAGAAGAGACAGCAGCATCGACTTGATCGGCGCAATACCGGTTCCCGTCGCGATCATCAGAATGTCTCGCTGTGATCCGTCGGCCAATCGAAAGTCACCGTAGGGGCCTTCGACCTGGATACAATCCCCTGGGCGGAGCCGATGAATGAAATTAGAACAGAACCCACCGGATACAGCGCGCACGCAAATCTCGAAATGTGTCCTGTCGGAAAGATGTGAAGAAATCGAGTAGGATCGCCGAATGACTTTGTCGAGTCCCGGTACATGAAAGATCATATATTGGCCAGGAGAAAATTTGATTTCCCCCGACTCGATCGCAAATCTCTGCTCACAGACCGTCAAGGTAAGTGGGCGATATTCTTCAACGCGTGCCTTGAACAAACCAAGTGAGGCGGCCCCGTGTTGCGTTTTCGCGCTCGCCCCCAAGGTGAGCGTTCCGTGGACGTCCGCCAAGCACAAGAGTCGATACTGCTTAGGGTCCAGACCATTACTTTCTAGTGTCCGAATCTCTCGAGCTCTCTGCGGTCCTAGGCTCTCCTCGCCTTGCACGATCTGAGTCGCACAGGTGCCACAGGCGCCAGCTTTACAGGCAAATGGGACTGACGCTCCAGCGGCCTCACACACGTCATACAACCATTGTCCCTCTTCCGCATCGTAGGTAATCTTGTCCTGTTGAAAGGTAACGTGGTGGATCGTTCTCATCGAGTGATATAGGCCATGGCAGATAAGCACTTCACCTTGTTCAATATTATTATCTTCCTGGTTGGAATTCTCATCAGGCGCCGAGTTCTTCGAACTCCGGGTGAAGAATGATATGGGGGGGAATGAGAGACAGTTTTAACCTTGAACCACTAAGTTCTTGCATGTCAAGCACGGCCGCCCCTCCCATCATTCATTCT is a genomic window of Candidatus Nitrospira kreftii containing:
- a CDS encoding putative tetraheme cytochrome c-type — encoded protein: MLGRFRQYLGASGGALLLGAVLMVGAIAVVFGGEHALSRTEFCVSCHSQTYPWEELKKSSHYGALGADPGCKDCHVPQGLGNFHLALWTHIYDGSRAVLAEMKYDYSTIEKFNERRPIMAHYARMSLKNWDSVTCRDCHKNTKPPGASAKAAHKKMETEGATCIDCHQNLVHKKVPESDLNASLAKGIMVLKEVKKGTEDTEDSDDKD
- a CDS encoding hypothetical protein (conserved exported protein of unknown function), whose protein sequence is MRRMKIGQFVLVMTFSLTLSGEIASAAELMPLDPVPAAYADKHMPPGWWTDRKVIKEGRDIYFGEAITLVACHSCHGQDGRPVSSGGGLRDQNNTSRFSDSYWYWRVAEGIPKTPMMPWKSLLSEDQIWKVIAFIHTFSHKDKPSKHTDYKAEARPKKVIVKDAAPMMLVPAGEFIMGSNEGDGHEKPEHRVLLDAYYMDMHEVTVGQYGEFLEANSFDPPPSWTTMAEPPHENRPVVNVDWKDANNYCKWAGKRLPTEAEWEKAARGTDGRIYPWGNDPPDPLKANYGKEKWDNHNALVPVGQLKDGQSSYGIYDLAGNVSEWVSDWYDPDYYATSPSKNPQGPENGKYKVLRGGSWDFAAENLRSSRRDFNIPSATDYDSPAYRNFNSGFRCAKNP
- a CDS encoding hypothetical protein (conserved exported protein of unknown function), producing the protein MYSIPKVVGVMSCAFLLCFGLAGTTALAADDMQLGPSGERIGGQSGQRADKDKLQGGAGEHSDKRMGGQAGTRASKDKLKGVIADDADHRMGGQAGHKGAEDMLERPAKTKK
- a CDS encoding hypothetical protein (conserved protein of unknown function), with amino-acid sequence MTRQHTRLALALTGVLATILTTGMPLQSAFGEGGARRDVVRQEQQNIKDAIMHATEAVEHGKQGHAEKLVTHAEASLQHAVRGGEDPHLGEAMTHLKEAIEHGKAGHTDVAAKHAETAVTHLSQISQIR
- a CDS encoding Catalase-peroxidase; translated protein: MLTVKITSFVLFALALSQFGYAEEYRGPKPSADRQTMSNQFWWPERLDLMPLRQHAAESNPLGKQFTYAQEFNKLDLKAVKKDLKELMTASQDWWPADYGHYGPFFIRMAWHSAGTYRIADGRGGAGGGQQRFEPLNSWPDNANLDKARRLLWPVKKKYGNKLSWADLMVLTGNVAMESMGFKTFGFGGGRVDTWEADLVYWGPEKKWLADERYKGDRQLDNPLAAVQMGLIYVNPQGPNGNPDPIAAAKDIRETFGRMGMNDEETVALIAGGHTFGKAHGNGNPSKCVGAEPAAAAIEEQGFGWTNTCGSGKGADTITSGLEGAWSVNPAAWTNQYFTNLFTFEWVMTKSPAGATQWIPKDGQAANLVPDAHDPNVRHAPIMLTTDLSLKFDPSYQQIGKRFLENPKEFELAFAKAWFKLIHRDMGPRARYLGKEVPQEDLIWQDPIPKVNHKLIGGRDMASLKKTIIASGLTVPELVRTAWASAASFRGTDKRGGANGARVRLAPQKDWPVNNPEELAKVLARLEGIQKDFNKAHTDGKAVSLADLVVLGGAAAIEQAAKVTGHSVQVPFTPGRMDASQLQTDVISFAVLEPKADGFRNYYGDGNSMSPADMLVDRANMLTLTVPEMTVLVGGMRALHANAGQSKHGVFTHKPGALSNDFFVNLLDMSTKWQKSSQSEGVYDGVDRKTNAIKWTATPVDLIFGSHSELRAIAEVYAAEDGQQKFIRDFVTAWNKVMMLDRFDVM
- a CDS encoding hypothetical protein (conserved protein of unknown function), with translation MATIETGLGTVIITGSSGLIGSAFLAHVGERYTELCLDSKGPLGVPPKTAHIIPCNLASDENLHQALDEVRRLGHRRIASILHLAAYYSFAGESSPLYEQVNVRGTERLLHGLRDFEVEQFLFASTMLVHQPCRPGSRIDEDWPLDPKWAYPKSKVAAEQLILRERGDVPVLLMRIGAVYDNHCHSIPLAQQIRRIYEKRFVNRILSGDVTHGVAFLHMEDMVAALVLAVERRKELPQVTALLIGESETLSYDELQRTISRQLYGQEWKTYQIPKTLAKLGCWLQNLLPGADPFLKPWMIDISDDHYAFDISRARTLLGWEPRHSLRTSLPNIINELKLDPEGWYKHNHLRANTLPSQ
- a CDS encoding hypothetical protein (conserved protein of unknown function), which encodes MRTIHHVTFQQDKITYDAEEGQWLYDVCEAAGASVPFACKAGACGTCATQIVQGEESLGPQRAREIRTLESNGLDPKQYRLLCLADVHGTLTLGASAKTQHGAASLGLFKARVEEYRPLTLTVCEQRFAIESGEIKFSPGQYMIFHVPGLDKVIRRSYSISSHLSDRTHFEICVRAVSGGFCSNFIHRLRPGDCIQVEGPYGDFRLADGSQRDILMIATGTGIAPIKSMLLSLLGQTGSRRIRLFFGLRNVSDLFYTKWLSDLRENHLRFEPTIILSQPDPMGWRGLRGRVTDLIHEQVSADQVSNTDAYLCGGRPMIEEVKRLLINKGMQVEHIRHETFF